Genomic DNA from Leucobacter triazinivorans:
GCGCGCGTTCGAGGGGGCCTCGGGCCGCCCGGTGCCCTACGTCGTCGCGCCGCCGCGCGCCGGCGACGTGGCCGAGGTGGTGGCCGATCCGGCGCGCGCCAACGAGCGGCTCGGGTGGCGCACGACGCGCAGCCTCGCAGACGCGTGCCGCGACGCGTGGGCGTGGCAGTCGGCGAATCCGGATGGCTATCGCGCATGAGCCTCGATCTCGAGCGGCCGCTCCGCAACCCGGACACGGGTTCTGCGCCGCTCATGAGCAAGCGCGCCCGGTGGCTCGTGGTGATCGGCTTCCTGCTGCCGGGCAGCGCGCAGGTGCTGGCCGGCAGCCGCAGGCTCGGCCGCTTCGGGCTCGCGGCGACGCTCGTGCTCATCCTGGGCGGCGTCGCGGCCCTGCTCGGGCTGCTGTTCGCGCGCGTGGCCACGCTCTCCGTGTTCACGAACGGCTTCGTGCTGCTGGCGCTGCAGATCCTGCTCATCGCCTACGCGCTGCTGTGGTTGGTTCTGGGGTTCGACACGCTGCGCCTCACGCGTCTCGTGCGCGTGCAGCCCGGCTGGCGCGTGCCGGTCGCGATCCTGTCGGTGCTGCTGACGCTGGTGCCGTCGGCCGGGGCGGCCTGGGCCGCCACCACGGTGGGGGCGGGGCGCAGCCTGCTGGGCGACCTGTTCCAGGGGGCGCCCGCGGTGGAGCCGGTCGACGGCCGCTACAACATCCTGCTGCTCGGCACCGATGCGGGGGCCGACCGCGAGGGCTTGCGGCCCGACAGCATCTCGCTCGTCAGCGTCGATGCCGAGACCGGGCAGTCGGTGATCATCGGACTGCCGCGGGAGCTGGTGCAGATGCCGTTCCCGGAGGACTCGCCGATGCTCGACGTGCACCCCAACGGGTTCTGCGTGGGGCCCAACGCGTTCGGGCCCTACGGCGGCTGCCTCACCGGGTATCTCAACGGCCTGCACGCCGAGCTCGAGCAGACGGCGGAGATCGTCGAGGCCGAGGGGCTGCCCGAGGAGTTCGCGCACCTCTACGACGGGATGTACGCCGATGCGCACTCGCGCGGGTCGTCGCCGGGCATCGAGGCGACGAAGGACGCGGTGACCGGGGCGACGGGGCTGGAGGTGCAGTTCTACGTGCTGGTGAACATGGACGCCTTCTCGAGCCTCATCGACGCCCTCGGCGGTGTCACGATCGACGTGCAGGAGCGCCTGCCGGTCGGGGGCCAGATCGACGAGTACACGGGCGAACTGGTCGGGGTGCAGCAGTGGATCGAGCCGGGCGAGCAGCAGCTGGACGGGTTCGCGGCGCAGTGGTACGCGCGCTCGCGCTACGGTTCGGCGAACGGCGACTACGACCGCATGCAGCGTCAGCGCGAGCTGCAGGCGGCGATCCTCGCGCAGATGAATCCGGCGAACGTGCTCACGAAGTTCCAAGACGTCGCCGCGGTGGGCGGCGAGCTGGTCGACACCGACATTCCGCAGTCGATGCTGGGCCGGTTCGTCGACCTCGCCACGAAGGCCCGCGAGCACGCGCCGGTCAACGTCGAGCTCGTGCCGCCGGCGGTCGATCCCGAGATGCCCGACTACGCCGCGATCCACCGGCTCGTCGCCGACGGGGTGGCGGCCGCGTCGCCGGTCGAGGAGGAGTAGCGCCCGCGGGTTGAGCGAGCGCAGCGCCCGCTGGTTGAGCGAGCGCAGCGTGTCGAAACCGCTCGGCGGAGCATCGACGACGATCCGGGCGCACCCTGGGTGAACCTCGGATGGCGCGTCGGTAAACTTGCGGCACTGTGGGAAGAGACGACGACGCGACGCCGCCCCCCGGAAGCGCGGAGGGGACGGATCGAGCGGCCCCTGCGACCACCCGTCGGGGCGGCCGCTGGGCCTGGGCTGCGGCGATCGCGGTGTTCTGGCTGCTCATGCTGCTCGGCGCCGTGCTGGCGGGCGGCGGGATCTGGGTGCGCCGCACGTTCGGGCTGATTTCGGTGGATCAGCTGCTGATGAACCTCCCCGGTGGCGAAGGCGCGGGCGGCGACGAGCTCGTCCGCGGCGCGGTCGTGGTGATCCTGCTGGTGCCGGCGGCGCTGGTGCTGGTGATGCTGCTGCTCGCCGAGAAGTCGCGGCGCGAGCTGCACCGCGGCGGCGTGCTGCGCGGGCGCGGTCGCTGGGTGCTGCGGGGCATCGCCGCGGTGCTCGCCGTGGCCGTGCCGGTCGGCGGGGTCGCCGTGTTCGGATCGACGATCGGGGCTGCGGAGTACGTGCAGGCGTACGCCCGCGAGGCCGCCGGAGGCACCACCCTGGCCGACTACTACGCGGTGCCGCGCCACGGCGTCGGCGCGAACGCGCAGGGCGGGCCCGGCATGCGCCACGACGGCGGATCCGACGGCGAGCGGCGCAACCTCGTGCTGATCTACCTCGAGTCGATCGAGGACGCGTTCTCCGACGAATCGCTCTTCGGCACGAACATGCTCGCACCGGTGGAGGAGGCCACGGACGGGTGGGACGCGTTGCCGGCACTGCGGCAGTACGACGGGGGCGGCTGGACGATGGCGGGCCTCGTGAGCACGCAGTGCGGGATCCCGCTGCGCACCGCCGGAGCCGTGTCCGATGTCACCGAGCTCAACCTGATCGGTCACGACGAGGGCGTCGACGAGTACCTGCCCGGGGCCACGTGCCTCGGCGACGTGCTGTCGCGCGAGGGCTACCGCAACGTCTACATGGGCGGCGCCGACGCCCGTTTCGCGGGCAAGGGCGCCTTCCTTGAGACGCACGGCACCGACGAGGTGTCCGCGCTGCAGGAGTGGCGTGAGCTCGGCGAGACCGAGATCCGCCCCGATTGGGGGCTCTCGGATCGTCGCCTCTTCGAGCGGGCGAGCGAGGAGGTGACCCGGCTGCACGAGCAGGGCCAGCCGTTCAGCCTCACCCTGCTGACCCTCGATACGCACGAGTCGCCGTTCCGCTACGACTACTGCCCCGACGATGCCGCGGAGCCCATGACCTCGATCACCGAGTGCTCGATGCGCGAGGTCGCGGGGTTCGTCGCTCATCTCGAGCAGACCGGCGTGCTCGAGGACACGGCCGTCGTGCTCATGGGAGATCATCTCAAGTTCGCAGCCGAGAGCAACGGCTTCTGGAACGAGCTGCGCACGCTCGAGGATCGCACGATCTTCAACCGCGTCTGGGTGCCGGACGGTGTCGACTTCGCCCGCGGCGACATCGATCAGTTCAGCATGTATCCCACGCTGATCGAGCTGGCGGGCATCGAACTCGAGGATCACCGGGCCGGCATCGGGGTGTCTGCGCTGGCCGATGCGGCAGACGTGCCCCCGGGCACGATCCTCGATCTCGACGAGCGCGAGTACCGCGCGGTGACGCAGTCGCGCGCGGCCGCCTTCTACCGCGACCTGTGGGGTGTCGGCGCCGCGGGCTAGACTGGGCGGGTTCTGATGCTGAAGGAGTGTGCGCATGCGCGTGACGGCCGTGCTCGTCGCCTACAACCGGCGTGATCTGCTGCGGGAGTCGCTCGCCGCGCTCGCGGCGCAGAGCCGACCCGTCGACCGCCTGGTGGTGGTCGACAACGCCTCGGACGACGGATCGGCGGAGGCGGCGGCCGAGCTGCTCGAGCACTGGGGCGAGCGGGCGCGGCTGCTCCGGCTGACCACCAACACCGGCGGCGCCGGCGGGTTCGCGGCGGGGATCGCGGCGGCCGTCGCCGAGGACGACACCGACTGGGTGTGGGTGATGGACGACGACACCGTGCCCGGGCCGGACGCGCTCGCCGAGGCGCTCGCCGTGCACGAGCGCTACGCCGCGACGGGGCAGGACGATCTTGCGGTGATGGGATCCCGCGTCGTCTGGACCGACGGGGCGGATCACCCCATGAACACGCCCAAGGCGAAGATCCGGGCGTCGGCCGACGAGCGGGCGCGTGCGGCCGAGGTCGGCTGCATGGAGATCCGCTCGATCTCGTTCGTCTCGGCCTTCCTGCGTGCCGCGCGCGTGCGCGAGATCGGCCTGCCGATCGCGGACTACTTCCTGTGGAACGACGACTTCGAGTACTCGGCACGACTGCTGCGCGGGGCGCGGGGCCTCTTCGTGCCCGGCTCGGTGGTCACGCACAAGACCGCGAAGCGCGGGTCGAGCGATCAGGATCCCGGCCCGCGGTTCTACTTCGAGGTGCGCAACAAGCTGTGGGTGTTCCGCCGCAGCCGGGCCCTGCACGGGTGGGAGAAGGCGCTGTACGCGGCTGCGACGGCGCGCCGCTGGCTGCGCACGTTTCTCGCCTCGAGCGACCGCGCGCAGCTGCGCGACTGCCTGCGGCGCGGCTGGTGCGACGGCTGGCTGCGCGCGCCGCGGCCCACGCGCATGGTGCTGCGTGACACGGGAGTGCCCGTCGACGTGATGGTCGAGGTCGAGCGCCTTTCGAAGCTGGAGCGCTAGTGGGGCAGGAGGACGCGGGGGCCGCGGGCGGATCGGGCGGTGCGGGGGCCGCGGGCGAGAGCGCCGATTTCTCCCTGCTGCTGCCCGTGTACGCGGGTGACGATCCCGCGTTTCTGCGGCTCGCCTTCGAGAGCTCGGTCGACGGGCAGACGCTGCGCCCGGCCGAGGCCGTGCTCGTGCAGGACGGGCCGGTGCCCGACGCGCTCGTCGCCGAGCTCGAGCGCATCGAGCGGCGCAGCCCGATCCCGGTCGTGATCGTGCGGCTGCCCGAGAATCGCGGTCTCACCGAGGCGCTCAACGCGGGGCTCGAGGCGTGCGCGCACCCCGTCGTGGCGCGCATGGACGCCGACGACGTGTCGCTGCCCGAGCGCTTCGCGCGGCAGTGGGAGCTGATGCAGCAGGGCTACGACCTCGTGGGCACGGGAATGGTCGAGTTCGAGTCGGATCCCGAGCAGCCGAGCGCCCGCCGCATCCCGCCCGTGGGGTCGGCGCGCATCAGGGACCACGCCCGCACCCACAACCCGTTCAACCACCCGACCATGATGTATCGCGTCGCCGCGCTGGATCGGGTGGGCCGCTATCGGCCGCTCGGCAAGATGGAGGACTATTGGCTCGGGGTGCGCCTGATCGACTCGGGAGCCCGGGTGGAGAACCTGGCCGAACCGCTGCTGGCGTATCGCGTGGGATCGGGCGCGTTCGCGCGGCGGGGCGGTTGGAACGAAGCGCGCACCGAGTGGCGGCTGCAGCGCGAGATGCTGCGCATCGGCTTCATCACCCGTGGCCAGTACCTGCGCAACGTGGTGATGAAGGGCGCGTACCGGCTCATGCCGGCCGGCGTCAAGCGGGTGCTCTTCCGCGGGCTCATCGGGGGCGGGCTGCCGGGGGACCGGGCCGGCGGGTGAGGTGTGCCGCTCTCGGCCGATGCCGCAGCTCCGACCCGATGCCTACTCGGATCGTGCGTAGACGGCAGCGACGCGCTCGTAGTCAGGGCTGCCCGGCTCGGAGAACTTGAATCCGGCCTCGAGTGAGTACCAGGCATAGCCGTTCTGGAACGGCATCGCACGAATCTCGAAGGCCTCGAACTGCCCGCGCGGGAGACCGGCGAGCAAACCCCACGGGCCCTCGGGGCCGCCGGAGCGCTGGTACGCCGAGAGGAACACGCCTCGGGTGAGCCCGATCGCCTCCGCGTTCTGCGAATGCGCCGCGGTGATGATGCCACGTTCGAACTCCTGGACGACCCCGCCGCCGTGGGCGGAGATCTCGCGCTGAGGGCCCGTCGGAGCGCCGAAACCGACCGGGTTGCGGTCGTACACCGTGCTCAACGGATGCAGAATCGGATACTCGGACGTGATTCCCTGCCCGCGCTGAGAGCGCTCGAGGGCCTCGACCGCTTCGCCGATGGGGCCGTCGAAGATGACCCGGCCGTGCTCAAGAACGATGCCTCGTTCGCACAGTCGGAGCACCTGGCCCGCGTTGTGGCTGACGACGAACATCGTCTTGCCTCGCTCGCGGAGCTGCATCATGCGCTCGCTGCACTTCTCGCGGAATGCGGCGTCACCGACGGAGAGCACCTCGTCGACGAGCAGCACATCGAACTCCGTGTGCACGGCGACGGCGAATCCGAGCCGCGCGTGCATGCCGGAAGAGTATCGCTTGACTTCGGTGTCGATGAACTCGCCGATCTCGGAGAACTCGAGTATCTCGTCGAATCGCGCGTCGGTCTCCTCGCGGGACATCCCCAGGATCGCTGCGTTGAGGTACACGTTCTGCCTGCCGGTGAGGTCGGGGTGGAAGCCCGCGCCCACCTCGATCAACCCGGCGATGCGACCCCGGGTGCGCACCCAGCCTCCGTCGGGGGCGAGCACGCCGGAGAGCAGCTTGAGGGTGGTCGACTTACCGGACCCATTGCTCCCCATGAGCGCGACAGACTGCCCATCGGGAACCTCGAAACTCACGCCGTCGACCGCATTGAAATCGGTCGTCAGTTCTTTTCGCTTCAGGGCCGCGATGAACGTTTCCTTGAACGAGTTCGTGTGCTTGATCTTGAACGTCTTCTTGGCGTCGGAGAAGACGATCGCGGGTTTCTGGGCGTTCTCGGGCTCGTGCGAGCGACTAGAGGTTCTGGGCAAAGGACCCCTCCAACCTTCTGAAAACCAGTTGCCCGATGAACAGCGTCAGCAGCGCCAGAACGGCCCCGACGAGAGTGAACGTCAGCAGCCCATCAGGCCGCGGAGACCCGTCTGCGAGCGGCAGCCAGAACGCGTCGTGGAACATCTCCACGGCGACGGTCATCGGATTCGACATGTAGATGTTGTAGAGCCATCCAGGCGTGTGCTCGTAGACCATCGTCCACGAATAGAGCACGGGAGACGCCCACGTAGCGAACATCAGAATGAGATCGACGAAGTTGCGGGCGTCGCGGTAGGCGACGTTGATCGCGCCGAAGAACAGTCCGAGGCCGAGCGAGAAGCACAGGATCACCGCCACCCCGACGATGAACGTGATGACTTGCAGCCATCCGATGGTCCAGCCGCAGAACAGCGCGACGACGAGCAGCAGGAGCGCCTGCGGCAGGAAGTGGATGAGGGCAACGCCGACCGCTGAGACCGGGAACAGGGCGCGGGGGAGATAGACCTTCTTGATGAGAGATGCGTTGTCGGTGATGGCGGTGGTGGTGTTTCTCAGCGCCTCGTTGAAGAGATTGACCGCCACGATGCCCGAGAACAGATAGACGGGGAAGAACTGGATCCCTCGGTTCTGACCCAAGACCAGGCCGATCACGAGGAAGTACATCAGGAACTGGGCGCCAGGCCGAACATACGACCATACCCAGCCGAGCACAGAGCCGTGATACCGGGTGGCGACACCCTTCTTGAGAAGCAGCGAGAGGAGATACCGGTACCTGAAGACCCCGAACAGACCCTTGCTCTTCCCCGGAGTCTCGAACTCCGGGTCGGTGAGCGCCGCTGAATATGACACGTCAGACAAGTCTACTGCGCTTCGCGTGGGGCCGAGACGGATGCCGGGCGGAGCTCCCCCTGAGCCCGCCACCAGGAGACGGCCTCCGCGAGAGTCCCGAGGTCGTCGGGTATCCACTCCGTTCCGGTGAAGAATTCACCCGCGACATAGTGGGCGAGCAGCACATCGGCGAGTGCCCCGTCGTGCCCCGCTCGCTCGATGCCGACGGTGTTCACCCCGGTGACGCGCGGGGGAGTCCCGTAGAGCTTGGCGAACGGCGGCACGTCTTTGGTGACCGGGGTCCCCATGCCCACCATCGCCCCCGTGGCGATCACTCGACGCTGATGCACCACCGCATTCATGCCGATGTTCACCCGATCTCCGATGACGCAGTGGCCGCCGATGCTGACTCCTGCGGACACCGTGGCGTCGTCGCCGAGCTGCACATCATGGGCGAGATATGCGCGATTGAGCACCCAACTCCGTGCCCCGACTGTGGTCGCGCGGTAGCTGCCCTGGTGGATCACGGCTCCCTCGCGGATCACCGCGTGCTCGCGAATGAGTACTCCGGAGTGCTCCAGATCACCTGCCCAGGCCGCATTCTGGCGCAGGTTGCCCATCTCGGGAGGCGCTCCGATCTGGGCTCCCGGGCCGATCCACACGTTGTCCTCGATCGTGGTGGGGCCGAGGATCACGGCACCGGGTCCGATGCAGACGTTCTCGCCGAGCACGACGCCCTCCCCGACGAATGCTGTGGGACTCACCTGGGTGCTCACGACAGGGCCAGGGTCTCGCCGCGCTTGCCGGACTCGATGGCGGTCTCTGCGACGCGAAGGGTCTCGAGCCCCTCGCGCAGGGTCACCGTGTCCGTGCGCGTGCCGAGGATCGCATCGCGGAATGCCTCGTGCTCTGACTTCAGCGGCTCGCGCTTCTCGAGCGCGAATCGGGTGACCTCGCCTTCGCTGACCCCTCTGAATGCGGTGATGGCGTCCCACTCGCCCTCGAACGTGCCGTTCTCGTAGAAGGTGAGATCTGCGGTGATGGTGTCGGCGATGAAGGCGCCGCGTTCGCCGGTCACGATGGTGAGGCGCTCCTTGAACGGGCTGAGCCAGTTCACCAGGTGGTTGACGATGATGCCGTTCTGCAGCTTGCCCGTCATCGCGATCATGTCCTCGTGCTCGCGGCCGCTGCGATAGGTGATCTGCGCGGAGACGGACGCGTAGTGAGACTGGGCGAGCCACGCAGTCAGATCGATGTCGTGACTGCCGAGGTCCTTGACCACGCCCACATCGGCGATGCGCGCAGGGAAGGGGCCCTGGCGCCGGGTCTGGATCTGGTAGACCTCGCCGAGATCTCCGTTGGCGATGCGATTCCGCAGACTCATGAGGGCCGGGTTGAATCGCTCCACGTGGCCGACGGCAGCGATGAGACCCGCGTCGTCGAATGTCTCGACGAGTCGGGTGGCTGCTTCGATATTGTGCGCCACGGGCTTTTCGATGAGCGTGTGCACGCCGGCCTCCGCGAGCGCCAGCCCGACTGCTTCGTGGAACTTGGTCGGCACCGCCACGACCGCCGCGTCGATGCCCGCTTCCATGAGTCCCTGCACTGAATCGTGCAGCGGAGTATCGTTGGCGACGCCGTGGGGGTCGCCCATCGCATCCGCCACGGCGACGAGCTCGATGCCTTCGGTCTCGCGAAGCACCCTCGCGTGATGGCGGCCCATCATGCCGAGTCCGATCAGTCCGTATCGAATGCTCACGGGTACTCCTTCGCGGCCAGCTGGTGCTGATCCGGTGATGTTGACACTTGCGGTTCTAGTGTACGAGTCAGGTGCGTCTAGCCCGTGGCGCAGCCGGTGACGCGGTAGAGCACCGCATCACCCTCTCGGTCGACCTCGGTCACTACTGGCGAGTCCTCGAGATCGGTGATGCCGAGGAACGGGATTGCGCGTGGCGTGTTCTCGAACACGTAGACGCTCCCGAAATCGAGCACGTACTCGGCTCCGAGCTCGTGCGTGATCGCGCAGGCCTCGGGGGTGCCCTCACCGAGCTGTTCGGTGAGCACGGAGATGCGCGGGTCGTAGTTTCCGCCGGTGTGCGGCACGAGCACCGGGATGCCGGTGAGCGCATATGCCAGGGCGCCGCCGTTCCACGGGTTGTTGATGATCACGGCGTCTTCGGGAAGGTGCTCCGGCAACCGTTCGATGAGGGCTCGTTCGTCGTCGCTGAGGAGCGGTGCGTCCGGGCCCGAGGCGTACTTCGTGCTGACGAATTGCACGCCCGCGAAGGCGCCCGCTCCTTGCGTCGACGCGAGCAGGAACACCAGTGCGAGCAGGCTGCAGGCCCGGAAGAAACGGCGAGGCCGCTGCGAGAGCGCGCCCCACCGCACGATGCCCGCGCGCAGCACCGCCCACGCGGCGCGGACCCCGAGGACGAGAAGCGGAAACGCTCCGACCCAGGCGAGCGCCGCGAGACGCCAGGGGTCGCTGTACCAGGGGGAGAGGATCGCAGTGCGCCACGCTGCAGCGGGAAACCCGTCTGCGATGACGTAGACGCCGAGCATGACTGCCGCCGAGAGCACCAGCCACCGGAGTCGGGGCCTTCTCCATGCGATGAGCAGGCCGATGAGCAGCACCACGGTGGCCGGCCAGACGTGGCCCTCCAGATGCGGAGACATTCCCAGAGCGTCGAGCGTCGACCCGAGCACGGTGTGTTTGCCATCCCACGGGTTGTCGCTCGTGCGGCCGATGCGCCAGGCCACCATCACGGCAACGATGAGCGCTGACGGCGCGAGAACGGCGACCGCGAGTCGAACCGGGCGCGACGCTCGCTGCCTCCGCAGCTGACCATCCCAGTTCTGGAACGGCCGCTCGCGGACCACGCGTACCACGAGCGCCACGATGGGGCCGATCAGCCAGAGGAGCAGGATGTGTATCGCGTTGGGGTGGGCGAGCGTCGCCGCCCCCAGCGCGCCGAGGAAGAGGAGCCAGGCGACGCCGGGGGTTGTGACCTCGCTTCTGCGGGCCTGCCCGAGACCGGCGACCTGCATGAACCCGACGAGGACGTAGGGCAAGAGTGCAATCGAGAGAAGGTTCGGGTAGAGAACCCCATAGCCGGCGAGCGCAAGCGGGAAGCTCGGGAGGGCGACCCCCAGCACACCGGCGCTGAGGGTGACGCTCCGGCTCGGCCCGGCAATGGCGCGACCGAAGGCCACCATCCCGATGGTCCAGACGACCGCGCAGACGGTGAATAGCACGGCGTTCGTCGCGAGCGGGATTGTGGTGCCGGTGATCTGCGCGACCAGTGCGGTGAGCCCGTGCCAGAGGGTCGGATAGAAGACGGCCTGGCCCGGTGACGAGAGATCCATGTCTAGCGGCGAGGCCGTACCGCTCTGCAGGATCTGCTGCACCGCGTTGAGATGGAAGTTGGCGTCATAGGTCTGGGAGACCGCGTCTGGCGCCTTCAGGGACATCACGAGCGTCGCCGCCAGCGCGCTACCGCCGATGGCCGCCGCGCCGATCGGGACCCACAGACGGTGCGCGCGAGCGGTCGGGCTGCTCGGGCGCGTTCGAGTAACCCCGAGTGCGGGACGCAGCAGCCGCAAGACTCCCGCGAGCAGAGCGGAGAGAACGATGGGAACCAGGGCCGTCCACGCGACCCCGATGAACGGTGCCGCGAGTGCGCTCAGAGCGAGCACTGCAAAGGCGGCAGGGATTGACACGATGGCCGTCGAGAAACCGCGCAGCCCCAATGCCAGCGCGATCGGTGCACCGAGAAGTGCGAGCAGACCCACCGCGGCAAGGACGGGCAGCAGAAGCGCGAGCCACTGCATCATGCGGATGGCTCCTCAGGTGTCGGATCGTCGAGACCCTTTGTGCTGCGCTCTTCGAGAATGCGGGCTTCCATGAGTGCGACTGCTCGAGCGAGATTGGTGACCCGAGCGTCCGAGCGCGCCTTGGCGCGCACTGTTGCCACCGCGAACAGCAGCGTCATGATGATGAACACGTACAGGAGGAGGTCGGTGCCGCGTCCCACTCCGAAGAAGTGCGCGATCGCGGTGAGCGAGTTCGGAAAGACGATCGCAAAGATCGCAGCGACAACGAACAGAAGTGCGAAGATCCGCTTGAGCGCGAGAGAGCGCTCTCCTGGCAAGAACTTGACGGCGAAGACTCCCGCTGCAACGACTCCGGCGATGAGGAGGAACTGAAAGACTGACATGCTTCTCCTTATCGGATGACGAGGTCGATCAGGATGTTGACCGAGTTCAGCAGAGACTGGCCCTTGGCTCTTGAGTAGTCCGTGTAGAGCACCTCGACGGGCTGTTCTGCATAGGGGAGGCCAGTGCGGCCGAGAAGCACGACGATCTCCGTGCCGTGCGCCATGCGGTCCTGTTTCAGCTTGATCCTGCGGAGTGCATCGGCGCGAATGACGCGCAGCCCGTTGTGGGCGTCGGTGAGTCTCGTGTGCGTCGCCCAGTTTGTGACCGTGACTGCGGTCTTCAGCACGATCTTCTTCAGGATGCCGGGCTTCGTGCGATCGTCGAGAAAACGGGAGCCGTAGACCACGGCGAGGTTCTCGTCTCGAGCGCGGCCGATCATGATCTCCGCGTCTTCGACGCGGTGCTGACCATCCGCGTCGAAAGTGACGACGTAGTCCGCATTTCGCTCGAGGGCGTACTCGAATCCGGTCTGCAGGGCCGCCCCTTGGCCCATATTGATGGGGTGCGTCACCACATGGGCGCCGGCCGCGCGGGCGACCGCGCCGGAACCGTCACTGGAGCCGTCATCGATGCAGACGACGTTCGTGAACACTGGCCGCAGCTGGCGCACCACGTCGCCGATGATCGAGGCTTCGTTGTAGAGCGGGATGACGACCCAGGTATCAAGGTGACCTTGAAGTGCCGAGGCCGACTCGGACGAAGCAGGCATCATGCGTCTATTCTGGCAGACGGTCGCTGCTTTCCCGCCGTTGGTCGTGCGGGCCCTATTGTTTAAGCTGAGGTGGAAGTTTAAGCCGAGGGGGAGTGAATTATGCGAAGCAGCAGCACGAGCGCGGGTCGCTCGGGGCGGTGGGGGTCGACCCTTCGTCGACCGAGAACTGCGGCGCTCGCCCTCTTCGCTGCCTTCGCGATCGCCTTCGCACCCATGGTCGCGCCCGCGCCAGCGCAGGCGAACCCGTCATCGGGTTTCGATCCGAGCAACATCATCTCGGACGCCAATTTCTACCACGGCACCGCGATGTCGGCCGCTCAGATTCAGGTCTTCCTCAACCAGCG
This window encodes:
- a CDS encoding DUF6541 family protein, yielding MMQWLALLLPVLAAVGLLALLGAPIALALGLRGFSTAIVSIPAAFAVLALSALAAPFIGVAWTALVPIVLSALLAGVLRLLRPALGVTRTRPSSPTARAHRLWVPIGAAAIGGSALAATLVMSLKAPDAVSQTYDANFHLNAVQQILQSGTASPLDMDLSSPGQAVFYPTLWHGLTALVAQITGTTIPLATNAVLFTVCAVVWTIGMVAFGRAIAGPSRSVTLSAGVLGVALPSFPLALAGYGVLYPNLLSIALLPYVLVGFMQVAGLGQARRSEVTTPGVAWLLFLGALGAATLAHPNAIHILLLWLIGPIVALVVRVVRERPFQNWDGQLRRQRASRPVRLAVAVLAPSALIVAVMVAWRIGRTSDNPWDGKHTVLGSTLDALGMSPHLEGHVWPATVVLLIGLLIAWRRPRLRWLVLSAAVMLGVYVIADGFPAAAWRTAILSPWYSDPWRLAALAWVGAFPLLVLGVRAAWAVLRAGIVRWGALSQRPRRFFRACSLLALVFLLASTQGAGAFAGVQFVSTKYASGPDAPLLSDDERALIERLPEHLPEDAVIINNPWNGGALAYALTGIPVLVPHTGGNYDPRISVLTEQLGEGTPEACAITHELGAEYVLDFGSVYVFENTPRAIPFLGITDLEDSPVVTEVDREGDAVLYRVTGCATG
- a CDS encoding DUF2304 domain-containing protein; this encodes MSVFQFLLIAGVVAAGVFAVKFLPGERSLALKRIFALLFVVAAIFAIVFPNSLTAIAHFFGVGRGTDLLLYVFIIMTLLFAVATVRAKARSDARVTNLARAVALMEARILEERSTKGLDDPTPEEPSA
- a CDS encoding glycosyltransferase family 2 protein; translation: MMPASSESASALQGHLDTWVVIPLYNEASIIGDVVRQLRPVFTNVVCIDDGSSDGSGAVARAAGAHVVTHPINMGQGAALQTGFEYALERNADYVVTFDADGQHRVEDAEIMIGRARDENLAVVYGSRFLDDRTKPGILKKIVLKTAVTVTNWATHTRLTDAHNGLRVIRADALRRIKLKQDRMAHGTEIVVLLGRTGLPYAEQPVEVLYTDYSRAKGQSLLNSVNILIDLVIR